The following is a genomic window from uncultured Draconibacterium sp..
GAATTTTGCTGACGGGTATTTTTCATGAATTCCAGCACGTCCTCTTTTGTGAAATAGCTGGTAGCCCCCATTTTGGTAGTATTTAGTGCTCCAACTGCATTTCCGAATTTCAGAGCCTCGTCAACGGGTTTTCCATTCAGGTAATAATGCAAAAAACCGGCGGCAAATGCCATACCAGATCCAACGTTGTCAATTGTCTTTAAATCGTAACCCGGCTCAAAAAATACTCCTTCGGTAGCGTGCAACGCCAAAACACCAATGCTACCACGTGTAATAATTACAATGTCAATCTTGAATATTTCAGATAATTTCCGGGCGAAATCTTCAACCTGTGTATATTCTATTTCCAGGTTTTCGGCCAGAAATTCGATCTCCTTCTCTTTTATACGCACTACATTCGCCGCTTTCAGTAAACGTTTTACTACCTTTTTACTGAAAAAATGTTCGAATAATTTGAGATCAAAAAAGTGAAGAGAATCGGGAGATTCTTTAATGAGCTCGCGTAATGTGTTTTTCGAGAGGCCAAAACGTTGTGGTAACAATCCAAACACCAAACAATCGGCTTTGCGCACCAATTTTAATGCTTCGGAAGAAAACTCGATATGATCAAAAGCCACATCGTGAGCCACTTTATAAACCGCCTCATCGCTTTCGTTAAAACTTACCTCAACTGTTCCTGTTTTAAATACCGGATCGAGCTGAACATTTTTATCCGAAATACCGAGTTTCAGGAGTGTTTCAATGGCTTCCATTCCCAATTCATCATCGCCAACGCGTGAAAGTAAATAGCCTTTATCGCCCAGTGAGTTACACCGAAAAACGAAATTAGAAGGCGTTCCTCCCAACACTTTACCATTAGGTAAAATGTCCCAAACAACTTCGCCAAATGCAACTATTTTCTTAGCCATAACATTACTTTCGAATGCAAATGTAAAAATTAATAAAACGCGAACAAAAACCAGAATGTGTCTCCCTTACATTTTCAAGACAATATGCCATTAATCACCTGATAATGAACCGTTCGTGCAAACAAAAAAAATGACTATAAAAAACAAAATTCAAGCTAAAGCGTTTGATTCTTTACTATGAACTATTTAGCACATCTCCATCTTTCGGGCGAATCGGAAAAAATGTTGGTTGGCAATTTCATTGGCGATTACATAAAAGGTAATAAATACCTACAATACGAAGAAGAAATTGCCAAGGGCATTTTGCTTCATCGACAGATCGATTCGTTTACCGATACGCATCCATTGCAACGGGAAGCCCGTTTGATGTTCCGTCCCGAATTTGGATTGTATTCGGGAATAGTGATTGATTTTATTTACGATCATTTTCTGGCAAAAAACTGGAGCCAGTACTCCTCCCTCCGCCTGCCGGTTTTTGCTAAACGGGTTCATGCCATTTTACTCAGCCATTTTAGTACACTGCCGTTACGCGTCCAGGGATTCTTGCCGTTTCTTATTCAGCACAAACGTTTGGTCTCGTATGCTTCGGTTGATGGGATTATACAATCGTTGAAAATTATGGGAAAGCATTCCAGTCTACCATCAAAATCAGAGAAAGCTGAACGAATACTTCTGGAAAATTACACAGAACTGGAAACTAATTTCACATACTTTTTTACTGATCTCCTCGATTTTGTATCTGAGAAGCAAGGAGTTGAAATAAAAAAGCCCGATTTCACAACCGGGCTCTGAATATTTCAATTATGCAAGTAATTCAAGGAATGCTTGTTCGTAGAAGAAATTGGACTCCCCAAAAGCGGGTTTCAAATCATCCAACCAAATGGCATCCGGATCGTATTTAGCAAAAAACGGACGGGCTACCCATTTCGGATCACGACCTTGCAAAAAATTCAATACAAATACCTTTTCGCCTGCAACGTCACTAACGCCAACAATTTGCACTTTGCCCGGATTACATGACATACTTGGCCCTTTAACCGTGCGACAAACACCACTAACCTGATTGTAAGCACTTCTGAAAATTTTCCAGGCCCGGTCGAGCGTTACCGCAAAATAATCCTGGGCGCCGGTATCGCGGGCAATAAACATGTAATAGGGAATAATACCCAATTTAACTTGTTCTCGCCAGTTTTCGGCCCAAATTTCACTATGGTCATTTATATGATGTAGCAATGGCGATTGTGAACGAATCTGTACTCCAACACTTATCAGCCGTTTTATGGCTTTCTGAAC
Proteins encoded in this region:
- a CDS encoding PfkB family carbohydrate kinase codes for the protein MAKKIVAFGEVVWDILPNGKVLGGTPSNFVFRCNSLGDKGYLLSRVGDDELGMEAIETLLKLGISDKNVQLDPVFKTGTVEVSFNESDEAVYKVAHDVAFDHIEFSSEALKLVRKADCLVFGLLPQRFGLSKNTLRELIKESPDSLHFFDLKLFEHFFSKKVVKRLLKAANVVRIKEKEIEFLAENLEIEYTQVEDFARKLSEIFKIDIVIITRGSIGVLALHATEGVFFEPGYDLKTIDNVGSGMAFAAGFLHYYLNGKPVDEALKFGNAVGALNTTKMGATSYFTKEDVLEFMKNTRQQNSVL
- a CDS encoding ACP phosphodiesterase produces the protein MNYLAHLHLSGESEKMLVGNFIGDYIKGNKYLQYEEEIAKGILLHRQIDSFTDTHPLQREARLMFRPEFGLYSGIVIDFIYDHFLAKNWSQYSSLRLPVFAKRVHAILLSHFSTLPLRVQGFLPFLIQHKRLVSYASVDGIIQSLKIMGKHSSLPSKSEKAERILLENYTELETNFTYFFTDLLDFVSEKQGVEIKKPDFTTGL